A window of Candidatus Effluviviaceae Genus I sp. genomic DNA:
GAAGACCGTCGCGCGCAACAAGCGCGCCCGGCACGACTACCACGTCGTTGATGCCATCGAGGCCGGCATCGTCCTCAAGGGCACCGAGGTGAAGTCGGTCCGCCTGGGGAAGATCCAGCTCGTGGACGGCTACGCCAGGATCGAGAACGGCGAGATCTTCCTCCACGGCGCGCACATCAGCCCCTACGAGTACGGCAACCGCTTCAACGTCGATCCCGTCAGGCGCCGGAAGCTCCTTCTCCACAGGTCCGAGATCCGGCGGCTCCATCGGCAGGTCATGGAGAAGGGGATGACGCTCGTGCCGCTCTCGGCGCACATCAGGAACGGCGTCGTGAAGATCGAGATCGGCGTGTGCAGAGGCAAGAAGGCGTTCGACAAGCGCGAGACGCTGGCGAAGCGCGACGCGGAGCGCGAGATGGCGCGCGCGCTGCGCCGGCGCGGGAGGGGTGAGGAGTGACGCGCTCGTCCGCCTTCGCCCCGCTCGCGCTCGCGGCGCTCGCCGTCCTCGGCTCTCTCTCGCCCGCGAGCGGAGGCGCCTTCCGGATGGTGTTCCGCGCCGAGGGTCGCGCCGAGACCGTGGAGACCGTCGAGCGGGATGGTGTCACGTACTTCAGCGTGGCCGACCTGGCGCGCGCCTCGGGAGCCGTGAGGCACTGGAACCCGCAGAACGGCAAGCTCACGCTCTCCGTCAACGGCCGCAGGATCTCCGCCTCGGCGGACAACCGGTTCGTTCGATGCGACGACAGCGTACGCAACCTGCGCCTCCCGCTCCTGCGGGGGCGCGGCGACCTGTGGGCGCCGCCGGCCTACCTGACGGACGCGCTCGCGTGGGCGCTCGACTCCGACGTGACCTGGGACGCCGAGGCGGCCCTCGTGAGCGTGATGACCCGCCGCGTCGTCGTGACCTCGGCCGCGATCGAGGAGAGCGGCGACGGCGCGACGCTCGCGATCGGTCTGTCCGGCCAGGCGGAGTTCTCGACGGACCTCAGCGAGGGCGTGCTCGAGGTCCTCATCCGCGCGGCGGGCGTGTCCGACAGCCTCGCGCTGCCGCACGGCTCCGGGCTCGTCCGCGGCGTCGCGGTGCAGCGCCTGCGGGCGGGCGTGCTCGTGACCGCGGCGCTCTCGGGCGATGCCGGCGTCCACTCGACGGTGCTGCGCGCCGACCCGACGCGGCTCGAGGTGTCGGTCGTTAGAGGAGCGCGGGGGGCGGCGGAGAGCCCCGCGCGCGAGCCGCGCGCCGCAACGGACGTCAGGCGGCACGGCCTCGACGAGGTCATCGACACGGTCATCATCGATCCCGGGCACGGCGGGAGCGACCTCGGCGCGTGGATCACGGCGGGGTACTTCGAGAAGGACCTGAGCCTCGCGTTCGCGCGGCAGCTCAGGCCCGCGCTCGAGCGCGAGGGCTTCCACGTGCTCATGACGCGGGACCAGGACGACACGGTGCCCCTCAAGCAGCGGGCGGAGACGGCGAACCTCGCCGAGGCCGACATCCTCCTGAGCGTTCACTGCGGGGCGTCGTTCTCGACCGGCGCCGCGGGGCCGCTCATCTCGAGCTGCGGGCGCGCGCGGCGCGCGACGACCCTGGCCCACTGGAGCACCACCGGGCGCTCCGGGCGGGGAGGAGCGGCGCGATGGGACCGCGTCCAGGACCGGTACGCGGCGGCGAGCGGCGACCTCGTGGCCGCGATCCGGAGACGCGTGGCGCTCCGGGCCGCGCGGCCGGCGACGCAGACGGGCGACTTCGCGACGCTCTCGGGGTGCTCGATGCCTGCGGTCATGGTGGAGATCGGCTTCGTGACGAACGCCGCGGACGCGCGTCTCCTCGCCGACGTAAGCTGGCGGGAAGGGCTCGCGAGCGCCGTCGCGGCCGGCGTGAGCGATTTCAGGGCCGACGTGACGCGGGAGGGCTTGTGAACGTGCGACCTGTTCATGTGGTCATCGCGGTTCTCGTGCTGGTGCTTGCCGTCGCGATCGTTGTTCTTCGCGACCGCGAAGCGCCGCAGGAGATCCGACCCGGCGGCACGGTGCAGGAAGACCTGGGGCCGGGCGTGCAGGCGGTCGTCCTCGCGTTTGCGGACCGCGAGGGCATCGCCATGACGGAGGAGCGCAGGGAGATCGCGGTGCCCGAGGACGCGGCCGCCCGCGCGCAGCGCATTCTCGAGGAGCTCGTCCGCGGACCGCGCGGCGGCGACAGCGCGAGGACGCTCCCGGAGGGGACGAAGGTGCTGTCGGTCATCCTCGACGAGTCGGGGTGCGCGTTCGTGGACTTCTCGCGGGAGCTGGTCGCGAACCACCCGGGCGGCTCGACCGGCGAGCTTATGACGATCCGGTCGATCGTGAGGACGCTCGCGTCGAACTTCCCCGAGGTGGTGTCCGTGCGCGTTCTCGTCGAGGGCAGGGAGATCGAGACGATCGCCGGGCACATCGACGCGTCAGCGCCGTTCCCCGTCGACCAGTACCGCTGATGGCGGCCTTCGAATCGGAGGCGATGGTGCCCAGCGCCGCAGGACGGCCGATCGGCGTCTTCGACTCGGGCATCGGCGGGCTCACGGTCGCCGCGGAGATCATGCGCCAGCTGCCGGCCGAGGCCATCGTGTACTTCGGTGACACCGCGCGGCTTCCGTACGGCCCGAAGTCCGCGGAGACCGTCACGCAGTTCGCCGTCCAGAACACGGACTTCCTGTTGCGTCAGGGCGTCAAGATGATCGTCGTGGCGTGCAACACCGCGTCGGCCGTGGCGCTCGACGCGCTCGTCGCGCGCCACGACGTCCCGATCGTCGGCGTGATCCAGCCGGGGGCGCTGGCCGCCGTCTCGGCGACCCGCGTCGGGAGAATCGGCGTCATCGGGACGGAAGGCACCATCGCAAGCCGCGCCTACGAGCGAGAGATCCACAGGCTGGATCGCGAGGTCGCCGTCGTCGGGAAGAGCTGCCCGCTGTTCGTCCCGCTCGCCGAGGAAGGGTGGACGGACCGCGAGGTCACCCTCGTCATCGCGCACGAGTACCTCACGCCGCTCAGGGACGCCGGCGTGGACACGGTCGTGCTCGGCTGCACGCACTACCCGATCCTCAAGGCGACCATCTCGAAGGTGCTCGGCCCCGGCATCACCCTGATCGACTCGGCCGAGGAGACCGCGCGCGAGGTCGGCGAGCGGCTCGCGGCACGCGGCGCGGCGCGGGCGGCCGGACATCCGCCCGAGCACTCGTTCTTCGTGAGCGACGTGCCCCATCGCTTCACCGAGCAGGCCGAGCGCTTCCTTCGAGCGCGGCTTCCCGGCGTCTCGGTCGTCACGCTCGAGCAGCTGACGGGCGGCTGCGGTGACGGGCGCGCGCGTCCCGGGGGCGTCGCGCCGTGACGCTCCCTGCCGACGGGACAGCGGCAGCGCCGGTCCTCGTCCTCGCCACGCGCAATCCCCACAAGGTCGCCGAGATGTCAGCCCTTCTGCTGGGGCTCCCGGTGCGCATCATGTCGTGCCTGGACCTCGCGGGCGTCCCCGACGTCGTTGAGGACGCGGCGACCCTCGAGGGGAACGCCGTCAAGAAGGCCCTCGCCGTGCGGGACGCGACGGGGATGGCCGCGCTCGCGGACGACACGGGGCTTGAGGTGGAGTTCCTCGGCGGCGCGCCCGGCGTGAGGTCGGCCAGATACGCGGGGGACGACGCGAACTACGACGAGAACAACAGGAAGCTGCTCGCCGCGCTCACCGGCGTGCCCGCGGCGCGGAGACGCGCGGCCTTTCGCTGCGTGGTCGCGCTCGCCTCTCCCGGGCGTCCGGTGCGCGTCGTCGAGGGGCGAACCGAGGGGACGATCCTCGAGCGACCGCGAGGGACGGGCGGCTTCGGGTACGACGCTCTCTTTCTCCCGGACGGCCACGAGCGAACCTACGCGGAGATGGCCGCGCACGAGAAGAACCTCGTGAGTCACCGGGGGCGCGCGCTCATGGCGGCGCGCGCGGCCATCGAGGAGCTGCTCGCCGAGTGACTGCCACCGCGCGTTGATGGTCGTCGGCGCGTGTCGGGGGCGGGTCGGCGTGTGACTGCGCCCGCGAGTTCGGCGTCCTCGCTGCAGGTCTGAGCGGGGCAGTCACGCGCCGCCCCGCCCCTCATAACACGCATTCAAGCAATCAGTTACGACAACTGACCGTCCCCGGTCGACCGGCTTGCCCAGCCCCCGTCCGCGTGTTAGAATGACGCATCGGCTCCCGTGCCGACGATGACGGAGCAAGATGGCCGACTTGGCTCTCACACGAGAGTCGGGTCTCCCACGTGGCCGCTGGCCTCCCATTGGGCCGCGGCCACGCTCTTTCCTGGGCCGGGCGGACCCGCGATCGCGGCGCCGCGCTTGACACGGCGGGAGTCGGCGCATATCATCAGCGGCGGGTGACTTCGTCGGACCGTTGACGCGGGGCGTGGCGCAGTCCGGTTAGCGCGCCTGCTTTGGGAGCAGGAAGTCGGAGGTTCGAATCCTCTCGCCCCGACCAGGCGCGCCTGTAGCTCAGCTGGATAGAGCAACGGACTTCTAATCCGTAGGTCGCTGGTTCGACTCCAGCCAGGCGTACCAGACACGGTGGAAGTAGCTCAGTTGGTAGAGCCCCGGACTGTGGCTCCGGTCGTCGCGGGTTCGAATCCCGTCTTCCACCCCAATTGCTGCAGCGCGCGGGCTGGCCGTGGCGGGCTTGCTCCGAAGCCCACGCGATGGTAGGCTCCACGACGGCCCCCGGGGGGCGGCCGACCGGCCGCGGAGGAGGGTGCGGGGAGGGGACAGACCCCTTGCGGAAGCGGCCCCGGGCGCTGCCGCAACCGGCAGCGGAAGTGTGACAACCCCTAACGAGGGAAGCGGTATGGCCGGCGCAAGAGGCGTCAACAAGGTGATCCTGGTCGGGAACCTCGGCAGCGATCCCGAGCTTCGCTCCACGCCGGGAGGCACGTCCGTGGCGTCGTTCACGCTCGCGACGAACGAGGGTTGGAACGACAAGGACGGGGTGAGGCAGGAGCGGACCGAGTGGCACAGGATCGTCGCGTGGGGAAAGCTCGGCGAGATCTGCTCGCAGTACCTGCGCAAGGGACGGCAGGTGTACATCGAGGGGCGGATCACGACGAGATCGTGGGAGGACAAGCAGGGTGGCCAGCGCAAGACGACGGAGATCGTCGCGCAGAACATGATCATGCTCGGCGGCCGTGGTTCGGCACAGGAAGAGGGGAGGTCCGACTCCGAGGAGACTCCGGAGTTCGCGGCCGACGCCATCAAGGTGCCTGACGACGACCTGCCGTTCTGAGTGAGAGCGCCGGCGGCAACAGACGCCGGCTCGAGAGCGTGCGCCCATAGCTCAACTAGGCAGAGCAACTGACTCTTAATCAGTAGGTTGAAGGTTCGATTCCTTCTGGGCGTACCAGCGAGGCGGGGCCGGTGTGATGCCGGCCCCGCCGCATTGACAGGCGCCTACACGGTCGCTAGACTACGCCCATGCACATCGTCTGCGTGCACCGCGGCATGGTTCCGGAGCGGGTCGGGGGCACGTACAGCTACATCTATGAGCTCTATCGACGGTTGGCGGCCCGGGGCCACGAGGTCCGCGTGATTGCGAGCACGAGGCAGGAATGTGCCGGCCCCCCGGTGGATCTGGACGGCATACGGGTTCACCGCTACTCGTTTCGCCGGGCGACGCCCCTCCTGAGCACGCTCCAGCATCTTGCGAACACCCGTCGCGAGTTCGCCCGCATCGCCGAGCGCCGTCCCGTGGACATCCTGAGCGTCCACGAGTCTCAGCTTGGGTACGCGCTGGCGCGGAGCCGCCTCGGTAGCTCCATCTGTCAAGTGCCCACCTTTCACGCTCCGGTGTTCCTCGAGTTCCGCCTCGACACCGCGTGGCGGGTCCGGCATGAGACCTCTCCGGCGAAGCGGCTCTCGCTGCGAGCGAGCGCGCCCCTTCTCGAGCGCGCGCAGCGGGCCCTCGAGCGCGGCGTTCTGGAGGCCGCTCAGGGCATCGTCGTCCTGTCGCGCTACACGGCGGGGCACATCGAACGCGAGTTCCCCTCGGTCGATCGAGCTGCGGTGGAGGTGATCCCCGGGGGCGTCGACACCGGGCGGTTCCGGCCGGCCGGCGACCGCGCGGCCGTCCGCGCGAGCCTGGGGGTGGACCCGAGCACGCTCGAGATCCTCACCGTGAGGAACCTGGCACCGCGGATGGGACTTGAGAGCCTGATCGAGGCGATGGTGCCGACCACTCAGGCGGCGGCTGCGCGGGGCCTGGCCGTCACGCTCTCCCTCTGCGGCGACGGCCCGCTCAGGTCCACGCTCGAGACGCTGGTGGTCCGACTGGGCCTCGCCGCGTCAGTCAGGCTGCTCGGGCGCGTTACGGACGACGAGCTGGTCCGGCGGTACCAGGCCGCGGACCTCTTCGTGCTCCCGACCGTTGCCCTGGAGGGTTTCGGCATCTCGACCGTCGAGGCGCTCTCGACGAATCTGCCGGTGGTCGGAACGCCGGCGGGCGCAACGCCGGAGATCCTGGGCGCAATCGACGCGCGGCTGCTGACCGCCGACACGACGAGCGCGGCGATCGCGCGGTCGGTCATCGAGTGGCTCGACTGGCGGCGGGAGGACGCCGGGACCTCCCGATACCGAGACGAGGTGATGGCGAAGTACGACTGGCCGCGCATCGTGGACCGGGTTGAGGCGTACTACGCGGAGCGGGCCGACCGGTTCAGGAGCCGGCCGCGCGGGGATTGACGCCGCCTGGGCGTGGTCGGGCGAACGCAGCAGAAAGGGACCGATGGCCCCCGCCTCGGCGTGCAGCAGACCTCTCGTCTTCGTGACCGGCCCGCCCTCCGCTCGCGGGTTCGGGATCAACACGCACATCCGGATGCTCCAGTCCACGGGACTCGCGCAGGCCTACCGGCTCGAGGTTGTGGACCTCGGCGGGGAGACGTGGCGCGCGTCCGGGCCCGGCCGCGTCGTGCGGTTGCTCTCGCAGCTCGTGCGCTTCCGCCGGGCGTTGAGCGCGCGCCGCCCGGCGCTCGTCCATTTCAACTCGGCGCCGGACGCGAAGGCCTTCCTGAGAGACGCGGCGGCGCTCTGGACCGTGCCGCGGCGCATCGCGACGGTCTTCGAGTTCCACGGCGGGTTCGAGCGCAACACGGTGCTCCAGGGTCCCGCCTGGTTCAGGCGGTACGCCGAGCTCACCCTCAGGAGGGCCTCGGCGGTCGTCGTGCTGGCCCCCTACCACGAGGAGCGACTGCTGGGGCTGTGCCCCGGCCTGACCAATGTCCGGGTCGTGCCGAACTTCCTCGAGCCCGAGGCGATGTCCGCGCTCCTTGCCGCCGAGCGCGTCCCCGGCGGCGACACGCTTCGCCTTCTCTTCATCGGGAGGGTCACGCGGGAGAAGGGCGTGCTCGATGCGATCGAGGCGATGCGCCTCCTCCGCGACAGGGGCACGACGGCCGCGCTCACGGTGGTCGGCTCCGGCGAGGACCTGGGTGCCGCCCGGGCGCTCGTCGCGCGGCGCGGGCTCGAGGGCACGGTGCGGTTCACCGGCTTCGCGGGAGGCGAGGACAAGATCGCGGCGTACCGGTCGAGCGATGCGCTCGTCTTCCCAACGCGCTGGAACGAGGGGTTCCCGTATGTCCTGCTCGAAGCGATGGCCGCGGGGCTCCCGATCGTGAGCACGACGCACGGTGTCATGCCCCACCTTCTCAGGGACGGTGTCAACGGGTTCCTCGTCGGGCCGCGCGACCCGGCCGCGCTCGCCGAGCGGATTGAGCGGCTCGCGAAGGACCCCACGCTCAGAGCGGCGGTGGGGAACGCCAACCGGCGTGAGGTGCAGGCGTCCTACGGCATCGGCGAGGCCACGCGGGCGTACGGAGAGCTGTACGCCGGAGTGCTCCGTGGAAGGACGGATGAAGCCGCTGATCTCGGACTCGACCGTCTTCGTTCATGACCTGGGGACGACCCGCTACGAGCCCGCCGCCGTGAAGGCGGCGGTGCTCGATGTGCTGCGCGGCGTCCTCGGCACGAGCGACGCGAACCCGCTCCGCGGCTTCGTCGCGCCCGGGGACACGGTCCTCATCAAGCCGAACATGATCAGGCAGTCGCACGTGCACGACGAGAGCTGGGAGCAGGTGATGACGCACGGGACCGTGATCGCCGCCGTGGCGGAGCTGTGCTGCGAGGCGCTCGCGGGTCGCGGGAGGGTCGTGATCGGGGACGGGCCGCAGAACGACGCCGACTTCGATGCCGTCCGCGCGGTGCTCGGGCTCGACGCGCTGCAGGAACGCTGCCGCGCCGAGTATGGGTGCGATCTCTCCATCTGCGACTTCCGCGTCGAGCGGTGGATCAGAGGGCTCGACGGTGTGACGACCGAGAGGGTCGCGCTCACCGGCGACCCTCGGGGCTTCGTGCCGTTCGACCTCGCCGAGCGAAGCGAGTTCGTGAAGGACCGGGACTACTACGGAGCCGAGTCCGACTTCCGTGAGACCCAGTCTCACCACAGCCGCGGCGTGAACAGGTATCTCCTCGGCAGGACAGCCGTCGAGGCGGACGTGTTCATCAATCTCCCGAAGCTCAAGACCCACAAGAAGGTCGGCGTCACGCTCTCGCTCAAGAACCTCGTGGGGATCCACGGTCACAGGAACTACCTTCCGCACCACGTGATGGGGACCCCGCGGCGGGGCGGAGACGAGTATCCCGACGCGTCGCTGCTCAACGAGCTGCAGTCCGCGGCCACGATGGCCCTCAGGCGCACGCTTGCGCGGCGTGGAGGCACGGGCGGGCGGCTGACGCGCGCCATCAAGAACCTGGGCTACGGGTTCTTCGGGGGCACCGAGCAGGTCGTGCGAAGCGGCAACTGGCACGGCAACGACACCGCCTGGCGGATGGTGCTCGACCTCAACAAGCTGCTCTTCTACGGCGACTCGACCGGCGCGGTCTCGGACACGATGCGCCCGAGGAGGTACCTGAGCATCGTGGACGGGATCGTCGGAGGCGAGGGCCCCGGGCCGCTCGCCCCGGATCCGAAGCCCTGCGGCGTGCTCATCGGCGGCAGGAACCCCGTGGCGGTCGACTGCGTGTGCGCCAGGCTCATGGGGTTCGACACCGGGAAGATCCCGATGCTCGGGAACGCCCTCGGCATCACGCGGCTTCCGCTGGCGGCGTTCGTCGAGCGCGACATCGCCGTTCGGAGCAACAGGGAGGCGTTTGACAGGGCGCTGCTCGACATCAGGATCGAAGACACGTTCCGCTTCGCGCCCCACTTCGGGTGGAAGGACCACATCGAGCTCGCGTAGGTCGATTGGCCGAGCGAGGGGTGACCAGGAGGCAGCCGTGGCGTACGGCGGCAGGGCGCAGGGGTTCGTGTACCGGCATTCCCCGCCACCGCTGAGGGATCTGGCGGCGACCTGCTACGCGGCGAGGACCTATCCCCTGAAGTACGGCCGCCACTTCCGCGAGCACATGGCTCGGCTCGCGGAGCACGAGCGCCTCTCCAACGATGAGCTCGAGGGGATCCAGCTTCGCGCGCTCAAGGCGCTGCTCGGCCATGCGGCGGCGCGTGTCCCGTACTACCGGGCGCTGTTCCGCGAACAGGGCTTTGACCCGGAGCGCGTGCGCGGGCTGGCCGATCTTGAGCGTGTTCCTCTGCTCACGAAGGATGCGGTGAGACGGAACGCGTCCGACCTTCTCTCCGAGGGTGAGGAGCCGGCGCGCCTCGTGTGCATCCACACGAGCGGCACGACGGGCACGCCCCTGGACCTCTATCAGTCCCGCGCCCTCTTCCAGAAGGAGTACGCGTTCTGGTGGTTCCATCGCTCCTGGGCAGGGGTCCGGCGCGGCTGCAGGACCGCGACGCTGGCGGGCCACCCTGTCGTGCCTGCGGAGCAGGACAGGGTGCCCTTCTGGGTGAGGAACCGCCTGGAGAACCAGATGCTGTTCTCCTCGTACCACATGTCTCCGGGGAACCTCGAGCACTACTGCTGCGCGCTCGAGCGCTTCAGGCCCGAGCTCGTTCACGGCTACCCGTCGTCGATCTACCTCGTTGCGCTCCGCCTGAACGACGACGGCGTCCGGACGGTGCGGCCGCGGGCGGTCTTCACGTCGTCCGAGACGTTGCTCGAACACCAGCGCGCCGAGATCGAGCGCGCGTTCGGCTGCAAGGCGTACTCTTACTACGGCAATGCCGAGCGGGCCGGGTACATCGGGGAGTGCGAGCGGGGCAGCTTCCACGTGATGGCCGAGCACAGCATCGCCGAGTTCCTCAATGACGACGGCGCGCCGGTGCGTCCCGGAGAGGAGGGCGTGCTTGTCTGCACCAACGTCGACAACCTCGCGATGCCGCTCATCAGGTACGTCACGGGAGACGTGGCGGTTCCCCTGCCGGCCGGAGAGCGGTGTCCGTGCGGGCGCGGCGGAAGGCTCGTGCGGTCGCTCGTCGGGAGGGTGGAGGACTACGTCGTGACGCCCGACGGGGCGCACGTCGGGCGGCTCGATCACATCCTCAAGGGCGTGCGGCACGTGCGGGAGGCGCAGGTCTATCAGCCCGCCGTGGACCGGGTCGTGCTGAAGGTCTCGCGCGACGAAGGCTACTCGGAGGCCGATGAGCGGACGCTGCTTGCGAACACCCGTGAGCGGCTGGGGACCTCGATGGACATCGCCTTCGAGTACGTCGATCGCGTTGAGCGGACGGCGGGCGGGAAGTTCAGGTTCGTTGTGTCGGACATGCCGCTCAACGAGCGGTTGAGGGTGCGCCGGGAGCGCTGACGCGCCCGCACGGGGCGGCCGAACCCGGCGACGATCGGCGCGCCGGTGGCGGCGCCCGCGGACGAACACGGACGGAGGGGACGGCGCATGAGATCTCTACGGACACGCGTGCAGGTGCTCTTCGTTGCGGGAACGCTGTGGCTGCTCATCCGCGGGCTTCTCGGGCTTACCCAGAACACGTGCGACACCTACTGCCCGTTCGGCGGACTCGTGGCGCTCTTCCCGCTCTTCAAACACAAGGCGTACACCTGCCGCCTGACCGAGCTCAACACCGCGCTCCTCGTCTCGCTCGTCGTGCTCACGCTCGCGACGAAAAAGTCCTTCTGCTCGTGGATCTGCCCGTTCGGGACGGTGTCCGAGTGGCTGGCGCGGCTGGGGCGGAAGGTCCTCCGGCGCGACATCAGAGTCCCGGGGGCGGTCGACAGGGTCCTCGTGAACCTCCGCTACGTCGTCCTCGTCGCGATCGTCGCGCTCACGTGGACGGTGTGGCAGTACGACCTGGGCTTCCGCGCGTACGATCCGTTCTATATCCTGTTCTCGTGGGGAGGTCACGGGACCTTCCCGTGGAGCTTTGCCATCCTCGCCGCCATCCTCGCCCTCATCTTCGTGGTGCCCTTCGCGTGGTGTCGGTACCTCTGTCCCCTGGGCGCCGTGATGGATCCGATGAGCCGCCTAGGTCCCATGAGGGTCCGGCGGAACGCAGCGGCCTGCGTGGACTGCGGCGACTGCGACGCGGCATGTCCCCATCGGATCGCCGTCTCGACCGCGGACCAGGTGACCGCGAGGAACTGCACGAACTGCCTCGAGTGCGTGGTCGCCTGCGGGGATCGCAAGGCGCTCGACCTGTCTCTCGCGGGGAGGCGATCGGTCGGCGGTCGGTCGCCGCTTGGGCGGGCGATCGTCATCCCCCTCGTGATCGCCGCGCTCATCGCTCTGGCGTTCGGGACGGCCGGCGTGTACCGCGTTCCGACCCTCGAACGCGCCTTCATGGACGAGCGGCCGGGGGTCGTGAAGACGGTCGAGTTCGAGGTGGAGGGTCTGAAGTGCGGCGGCGTGGCGAAGTTCCTCGCCGCGAAGATCGCGGACGTGCCGGGCGTCGTCGCGATCACCGTGTACACGAGGACGAACACGGCCATCGTGGAGTTCGATCCTTCCCTCACCGGCCCGGAGGAGATCCGCCGCGCGTACGAGCGGCCGGACACGATCGAGGGGCACGAGTACGAGGTCTTCAAGACGAGATCGGTGCGGGAGGTGCACTAGGCGGGCGAGGCGCCGCGTCGTGGGCGGCCCGCCCGTCTTGACTGCGCGCCCGTTCGGAGCTAGACTGAAGAGAGCGCCGCGGAAGCGCGGCCGTTGACAACCGAACATGGGGGCGATCCGGTTTCGACGGGGGTGAGAGAAGCGCGGATGGCATGCCGAGGTCCCGTTGGCTCGATAAACAAACGGGAACTTCCAACTGCCGACTACACTCCGGCATACGTCTGCTAACTGACGCGGACGCGTCCCGCCCGGCTCTGCCCGTGGGGTTGGGACGGGACGTCATACTCACGGGATAGCGCTCGAGCTTGACCACTGGGCGAGAGGGCGAGACCGAGACGGTGGCTGGCCGGCCGGGCATCCCGCCCGTTGGAGGCCCGGCAGGCGAGAAGCAAAGATCGGGCTACGCATGTAGATGTTCGCGTGGAATCGCTTTCGGACGCGGGTTCGACTCCCGCCGCCTCCACCATCAAGAGCGAGGGGCCCCGGCCAGATGCCGGGGCCCCTCGTCGTTCATGGCGCCAGCGCGTCAGTCGCCGCGGGGTGTTACCTGTACAGGGCCTTGATCGCCGTCCAGGACGACGGCTCGGTCGGGCTCACGGAGAGATCGACGCAGCCGCAGACGCTGTGCGGCGTCGCGCCCACTCCGTCGCCCCAGAGGCACCAGAAGATCGGCTGCCGTAGAGCACGTCCGCCACCTTCACGTCGATGGCGATGGTCGTGCTCTCGCCGCCGTACAGCTCGCCCATGCCCCCGTTGGCGTCGTCCCACCGTGCCGTGTGGTTGATCGTCGGAACGTACATGTCCCAGTCCGGGCGAAGCGGGGACGGGACCAGCGGGACATAGGACATCGTTGCCGGGAAGAGCGTGAAACCGTCCGGGAAGCTCACGGCAACGTTCGTGATCGACTCACCGT
This region includes:
- a CDS encoding DUF362 domain-containing protein; protein product: MKPLISDSTVFVHDLGTTRYEPAAVKAAVLDVLRGVLGTSDANPLRGFVAPGDTVLIKPNMIRQSHVHDESWEQVMTHGTVIAAVAELCCEALAGRGRVVIGDGPQNDADFDAVRAVLGLDALQERCRAEYGCDLSICDFRVERWIRGLDGVTTERVALTGDPRGFVPFDLAERSEFVKDRDYYGAESDFRETQSHHSRGVNRYLLGRTAVEADVFINLPKLKTHKKVGVTLSLKNLVGIHGHRNYLPHHVMGTPRRGGDEYPDASLLNELQSAATMALRRTLARRGGTGGRLTRAIKNLGYGFFGGTEQVVRSGNWHGNDTAWRMVLDLNKLLFYGDSTGAVSDTMRPRRYLSIVDGIVGGEGPGPLAPDPKPCGVLIGGRNPVAVDCVCARLMGFDTGKIPMLGNALGITRLPLAAFVERDIAVRSNREAFDRALLDIRIEDTFRFAPHFGWKDHIELA
- a CDS encoding phenylacetate--CoA ligase family protein, whose translation is MAYGGRAQGFVYRHSPPPLRDLAATCYAARTYPLKYGRHFREHMARLAEHERLSNDELEGIQLRALKALLGHAAARVPYYRALFREQGFDPERVRGLADLERVPLLTKDAVRRNASDLLSEGEEPARLVCIHTSGTTGTPLDLYQSRALFQKEYAFWWFHRSWAGVRRGCRTATLAGHPVVPAEQDRVPFWVRNRLENQMLFSSYHMSPGNLEHYCCALERFRPELVHGYPSSIYLVALRLNDDGVRTVRPRAVFTSSETLLEHQRAEIERAFGCKAYSYYGNAERAGYIGECERGSFHVMAEHSIAEFLNDDGAPVRPGEEGVLVCTNVDNLAMPLIRYVTGDVAVPLPAGERCPCGRGGRLVRSLVGRVEDYVVTPDGAHVGRLDHILKGVRHVREAQVYQPAVDRVVLKVSRDEGYSEADERTLLANTRERLGTSMDIAFEYVDRVERTAGGKFRFVVSDMPLNERLRVRRER
- a CDS encoding 4Fe-4S binding protein: MRSLRTRVQVLFVAGTLWLLIRGLLGLTQNTCDTYCPFGGLVALFPLFKHKAYTCRLTELNTALLVSLVVLTLATKKSFCSWICPFGTVSEWLARLGRKVLRRDIRVPGAVDRVLVNLRYVVLVAIVALTWTVWQYDLGFRAYDPFYILFSWGGHGTFPWSFAILAAILALIFVVPFAWCRYLCPLGAVMDPMSRLGPMRVRRNAAACVDCGDCDAACPHRIAVSTADQVTARNCTNCLECVVACGDRKALDLSLAGRRSVGGRSPLGRAIVIPLVIAALIALAFGTAGVYRVPTLERAFMDERPGVVKTVEFEVEGLKCGGVAKFLAAKIADVPGVVAITVYTRTNTAIVEFDPSLTGPEEIRRAYERPDTIEGHEYEVFKTRSVREVH